A region of the Verrucomicrobiota bacterium genome:
CTCGTCGCATGACCTCATTGTTCTGCACGCAATCACCGTCGTCCGTGATGGCAACGACGCCAGCACGTTTCAAACTCCCGATCGGCGCAAGTTTCTCTCCCAGTCTCCCTTGGGTAATACAACCGGTTGGGTAAACATGAACCACGGCGGATCGTTTAGCCACGTCCAACATATATTGAATCGTTCCCGCTGTATCGGCTGGTGGGCTCGTATTGGGCATGCAAACGATGCTCGTAAATCCTCCAGCCGCTGCTGCCCAGGAACCGGTTTCAATGGTTTCCTTGTGGGTCTGGCCTGGCTCACGCAGGTGCACGTGCACATCCACCAATCCAGGACAAACAACCAAACCGGATGCATCGGTGATGACTGCCTCTTTTATCTCATTCTCGGACAAGGTTTCTACAATTATCCCGTCTTTAATGAAAAGGTCGGCGATCTCATCTCTTGAATTCTTGGGATCTATTATCCTGCCGTTTTTGATTATACGTGTGATGCTCATTCTGCAGAATTCTCCAACGCGGTTATTGAACCGCCTGTGCAAAGGTAAAGTACGGCCATCCGGGTAGCGATGCCATTGGCGACTTGTTCCAGAATCACGGATCGATCCGAATCAGCAAGGTCGGAATCAATTTCCACGCCCCGGTTTATAGGTCCGGGATGCATGATGATGGCATCCGGTTTGAGCCATTCAGCTCGTCTTTTATCCAGACCAAACATGCTCGTGTATTCACCTAACGATGGAAAGTGAGTCGAGGATTGCCGCTCGTTTTGAATGCGAAGGAGCATGACGGCATCCGCGTCGACGAGGGCGGTTTTCAAATCGTGCACTACCTTTACTCCCATGGATTCAAATGTCCAGGGAACCAGTGTTGCGGGACCTGCAACGGTTACTTCTGCGCCCATTTTTGTGAGTGAGAAAATATTGGACCGGGCTACCCGACTGAAAAGGATATCTCCCAGGATGGTAATTTTCTTACCTTCCAGGCTATCAAAATGTTGAAGCAGAGTGAAACCATCCAGAAGTGCCTGGGTAGGGTGTTCGTGAGAACCATCCCCGGCATTGATCACCGGTATGTCTATAATTTCACTCAGGTATTTCGCAGCGCCGGCGGCTGAATGGCGGAGGATGATCATGTCCGCATTGAGCGCGCAGATATTTTTTGCGCTGTCCTTCAAAGTCTCGCCTTTTACGAAGCTACTGGCGTCCGCGTTCATGGAGATCACGTCTGCACTCAGGCGAGTTGCAGCCATCTCGAAGGCCAGGCGTGTTCGTGTGCTGGGCTCAAGAAAAAGATTGACGATTGTTTTTCCTC
Encoded here:
- a CDS encoding aspartate carbamoyltransferase catalytic subunit, encoding MEWTRKDLIGIEPLSRTEIETIFHVSSAFKRTLARTIKKVPVLRGKTIVNLFLEPSTRTRLAFEMAATRLSADVISMNADASSFVKGETLKDSAKNICALNADMIILRHSAAGAAKYLSEIIDIPVINAGDGSHEHPTQALLDGFTLLQHFDSLEGKKITILGDILFSRVARSNIFSLTKMGAEVTVAGPATLVPWTFESMGVKVVHDLKTALVDADAVMLLRIQNERQSSTHFPSLGEYTSMFGLDKRRAEWLKPDAIIMHPGPINRGVEIDSDLADSDRSVILEQVANGIATRMAVLYLCTGGSITALENSAE